The Acetivibrio cellulolyticus CD2 genome segment TGACTGTATTTGTGAAAGTTCGAGAAGCTGTTTTACAAGCTTGTTCATTTTACAAGCTTCATCAACAATAACGTCACAATAAAAGTTTTTGTTCTCTTCATCATCATTGACATTTACCTTAAGACCTTCTGCATAGCCCTGTATTAATGCAATTGGAGTCTTTAGTTCATGAGATACACTGGATATAAACTCTTTTCGCATCTCATCTATTTTTCTTTCCTTTTCAATATCTTCCTTCAACTGTTCATTGGCGTCTCTAAGCTCTGTTATAGATTCCTCCAACTGTTCTGACAAGGAGTTAATACTCTGACCTAGCTGTGCAATTTCATCTCTTGTTGTTACAGTGTATCGTTCACTGAAGTCTAAGGTTGACATACGCTGTGCAATACTATTTAGCTGAAGAATGGGCTTTGTAAACTTCCTCGAAAACAGGAAAATAAAAATACCCCCTGTCAGCAAGGTTATTGCCCCTGTAAAAACGAAAAATTTATTGGCCACGTCGACATTTTCCTCAATAGCTGCAACAGCAGTATTTAAATAAATATAGTCTCCGTTATATAATGTTGAAAACACGCTTAAAAAGTTGGAACCCATTCTTATATCCTTACCGTTTTCAATAATTATTCCTTCTTTTTTAAGCTGTTCTTCCTTTGCTTTAATAAAAAACTCAGGTGCATTCTGTATATTCCGCTCAGGCTGTCTGAACCTTGTTCTTGGTGATGAACCTGCTTTTTTTTGCATGGAATCATATACAATATTGAAATCATGATCCACAATAACTATATGAAGACCTTTCATCCTCTCAATCTTTTCGAGTTCAAGATACATTGTATCGTTGTTATGCTCGTACAGTTCATCTATCTTCTTTAAGTTATCTATCAATGTATTCTTTTTATTGTACAGGTAATAATCTTCCAAAAATACATTATTTAAAATCCATGACATCGCAACAAAAAAAAGAACAAGGCTTATCAATCCCTTAGCCAGTTTAAAACGAATTGAATACTTCATTTCTTCACCTCAAACTTGTAACCCAGTCCACGGACTGTTTGAATAAAGTCCCCCTTGTCACCAAGCTTAAGTCTTAACTTTTTTATATGTGTATCAACTGTTCTGGCATCTCCAAAATAGTCATAATCCCAAACGGAGTTCAGAATCTGATCTCTTGATAAGGCTATTCCCTTATTATCTGCTAAAAAGACAAGAAGTTCGAATTCTTTTGGACTTAAGTCAAGTTTAACACCGTCTATGTATACATCCCGGCCAATCTCATTTATTTCAAGTCCATCAAACAACTTTGTCGAATACTCCGCATTTCCAGACCTTCTTAATAAAGCCTGGACTCTCGCAACAAGTATCATTGGGCTGAAAGGCTTTGTAATATATTCATCGGCTCCAAGGTCGAACCCAAAAAGCTCATCAGACTCGTCACTTCTTGCAGTAAGCATAATAACAGGTACACGCGAACTTTTTCTGATTTGTCTGCAAACCGACCAGCCATCTAATTCCGGCATCATTATATCCAATATAATCAGGTCAATACTCTGGTCACTATTGAAAATATCCAATGCTTCTTTTCCATTTTTGGCTTCCAAAACTTGAAATCCTTCTTTTTTTAAGAAGTCCGATAACAGCTTTCGCATTCTTGCTTCATCGTCAGCTATTAATATTTTCATCCCGTTCATCCAAACCCTCCTCATAGCTTATAAAGGCAATGCTAATGACATTATACGTTTGAAATGTCAGGCTGCTCTATATTAATTATAAATCCTCTTCTAATAATTATACAAATACTAAATGATGTAATTGTGACAGATTTGTGATATTTCTGTGAACGTCAAATAAAATTCGGAGTATTTAACCCAATCAATTTATAAATATTTTTTATCAATGTACTTGCACCTTGTAAAATAAATACTCATATAATTAAAAGGTAGCTTATTTATCGGAGGTGCCCCTACCTTGTTTACAATAGCGTGCACATTACTTCTTGAAGCAATCAGAAATATATTCTTTCTTTTTGGATATGTATCCAATGTAAATTCCTTTCCACAGCCACTAAGTCCTGATGAAGAACAGCACTATATCAAGCTTCTTAAAGAAGGAGATGAAGAAGCAAGAAATATCCTAATTGAAAGGAATTTGAGGCTAGTAGCTCATATTGTTAAAAAATACAATGCAACAATCGGCGACTGCGATGACCTCATCTCCATTGGAACTATAGGCCTTATTAAAGCAATTGCAACATTTAATCATGAAAAAGGAACGAGGCTGGCAACATACGCTGCCCGATGCATTGAAAATGAGATTTTGATGCAGATTAGATCCAGCAAAAAGATCCAGAGTGAAGTTTCTCTTCAGGATCCAATAGGTGTTGACCGTGAAGGGAACGAAATTGCACTCATTGATGTAATCGGAAATGAAGCTGAATCAGTTGTGGAAGAAGTAGAGCTAAAAATGCAGGTTAAGCGTTTATACAACAAAATGAAGGTAGTACTTAAGAGCAGGGAAAAAGTTGTCCTTGAACTGAGATATGGGCTCTTAAACGGTACCAGCAAAACTCAAAGGGAAATAGCGAAAATGCTTGGTATTTCGAGATCCTATGTTTCCAGAATTGAAAAGAAAGCTATAAAGAAATTGGGTAAAGAATTAAAAGCAGAGGGCTGTCAATGACAGCCTTCTTGATACATCAAGAACTCTTACACTCTTTTACATATTCTTTGAACGACTTCTTTTTAAATATTCCTTGCAGTATATTCTTCAAAAGCAAAATAGTTATTGGACCAATTATCATCCCTATAAAGCTAAACACCCTTAATCCCACATACATTGAGAGCAAAGTCACTAACGGATGTAACCCTATTTGCTGGCCTAAAACCTTTGGCTCTATCATCTGTCTTACCACTAATACCACTCCATAAAGTATTATCAGCGAAATGCCCATTCGTATATCACCTGTGATGAAATTGTAGATAGACCATGGAATCAAAACCCCTCCAGTTCCAAGAATAGGCAGCGCATCTATGATACTAACTAATAACCCTAACAGTAAATTTTGCCTGACACCAATAATGCCAAAACCTATACTTAACTCAACAAATGTAATACTCATCAATATAAGCTGTGCTCTAATATAGCCAAATAGTGCTGCGAACATATCGTTTTTTATGCTCACAACATTATCTACCCATGATTCCGGAACATTGAATTTAATATAATTATAAATCTTTTCCCTGTCAGCTGCCATAAAATACGTTGAGAGTATAGTGACAATAACAAAAATTATAGCCTGTGGAATTGATATAGCAGTATTAAATACTCCTTTTGCAAATCTACTTCCTATACCTGATAATGTACTCGTTAAATCTGCTATCATACCTTCAGCATTCTTAGTTACCTCTTGTGGAAGTTTAAAGTATATATCCGACGCTTTATTTATATAATTTCTTATATTATTATAAATCTCTATGGAATACTGAGGCATCATGTCATACAAACTCAGTGCTTCCTGATAAATTCTTGATATCAACAGCGCGAGCAGTCCTCCCACAATAACTAAAACCAGCAAAAGTGAGAATACTGTGGCAATCTTTCTATTAAGTCTCACCTTCTTAATGAGAAACTTAATCAAAGGCTCTACTAAAGACGATAAAGCAAATGCAATTAAAAATGGTGCGATATATAGAATTGAATTAAAAAATACAAAAATTCCTAGTACAGTACCCCCAATAATAAGCAACAACCTTAAAAATAGCTTTAAACCTTTATTCATATGAACTCCAACATATATTATATTTGTACTAAAAAAGCTAATACAGATATATATATGATAATATTTTATTGCAAATAGAGCAAGCATAAAGTATAAATAACATTTTTATACATTTCAGGAGATTTAATAGAATATAACACCAAAGAGAAAGACCCGTATCTACTGGTCTACGAGTCCTCTTAATATAGTTAGTAGTTTGTCGAACTACTTATAAAATATAACTTTTTTTGCCACCTGTCAATGCTTTTGTATGTTCTACTTTCCAAACGATGTAATTTGATGTTTAACATGTTATAACAGTCAACTTTATGCTAATGAATAGCTAAAACATTATTTTAGCTCAACAATAGTAACCCCTGTTTCGCCCTCTCCATACTTTCCAAGCCGGTATGACTTAACTCTTTTATTTGATTTTAAATACTGGTGAATTCCGCTCCTTAATATACCGGTTCCTTTACCATGTATTATAGATACCTCAGCGAGACCAGATATCACTGCATCATCCAGATATTTATCCACATTTTCAAGAGCATCCTCGAGATTCAAACCTCTTAAGTCTATCTCGGTACTGATATTCCTTGCCTTAGATACGCCAATCTCTCCAGCTCCGGTTCTTTTTATCTGAGCTTTCTGTTCATCAATGACTTTCAAATTGGTAATATGAAGATTTATCTTCATAATTCCAGCTTGAACAATAGCTTCACCATTTTTGTCAGGTAGAGCTACAACAGTTCCTTTCTGGTTCAGGTTGATAATCAGAACACTATCTCCAGGTTTCAAGTTCTTAGGCGGCTTAACTAGCGTGTTCCTAGGGATAATAGGCTTACTCAAAGCTTCTTCAATATTATCAATCTTATTTTTTATCTTAAGCCTCATATCTTCGGCTTCCTTCTGGCTTTGAGAGCTTTCCTTTTCCCTTTGAATTCTTCTCATTTCTGAAAGTATATTTTCAGCCTCATGCTTAGCATCTAATAAAACCCTTCTTGCTTCTTCCCTTGCCTCTTTTACTATATTTTCCTTTCTATCCTCAAATCTTTTCTTCTGTTCTTCTATCTCATTTCTTATTTTCTCTGCTTCAAGTTTTAAAACCTGCGCCTGTCTTTTTTCACTTTCAGACTGGTTAAGGTTTTTTTCAATTGACATAAGCATATCTTCAAACTTGATTTCCTCACTTGTCAGATATCCCTTTGCACGTTCAACTATTGAATCAATAAGTCCCAATCTGTTTGATATTGCAAAAGCATTACTTCTGCCAGGCACCCCAATCAAAAGCTTATAGGTTGGCTTTAGGGTTTCAACATCAAATTCACAGCATGCATTTTCAACATGAGGTGTTGTAACAGCATAAACCTTAAGCTGGCTGTAGTGGGTTGTAGCAACAATTGTACACCCTCTCTCCTTTAGATGTTCCAGAATTGCCATTGCCAGAGCAGCACCTTCCGTAGGGTCCGTTCCAGCTCCTAATTCATCAAAAAGAACAAGTGAACTGCTATCCACATTTTCCAGTATGTTTACTATATTCTTCATATGAGATGAAAATGTACTAAGACTCTGCTCTATACTTTGTTCATCCCCAATGTCCGCAAATACCTTGCCAAAAACACTTATCTCCGTACCCTCATTGGCAGGAATCTGAAGCCCCGCCTGTGTCATAAGGGTAAATAGGCCTACTGTTTTTAGCGTAACAGTTTTCCCCCCAGTATTAGGACCTGTAACAACAAGAGTATCAAATTCATCCCCTATCCAAAAGTCTATCGGCACTACAATTTTAGGATCAAGAAGAGGGTGTCTTCCCTTCTTAATAACGGTCCTGCCTTCTCTATTTAGTTTAGGACATACACAATTATAATCCAGACTAAGCTTTGCTTTGGCAAAAATAAAGTCAAGCTTTGCCAACAATTCAACATTTGTCTTTAAACCCATTGATATTTCAGACACATCACAGGAAAGCTCCTGAAGTATCCTTTCAATCTCAGTCTGCTCTTTTATTTTAAGTTCTCTAATAGTGTTATTTGCTTCAACAACAGCCATGGGCTCAACAAAAAGGGTTGCACCGCTGGCAGATGAATCGTGTACGAGACCCGGTATCTCACTTCTGTATTCCTGCTTTACCGGAACAACATAGCGATCTCCTCTTAAAGTAACTATTGACTCCTGCATGTATTTCTGATATTTCGATGATCTGACAAGGTCGTTTAGTTTATCCTTGATAGAATTTTGAGCATGACGTATCTGCCTCCTGATATTTCCTAACGCAGGGCTTGCATTGTCAGATATCTCCTCTTCGCTCACAATACACATATTAATTTTGTCCTCTACCCTTTTGCTTGCTTCGAGGCAATTAATTAATTCTCCAACAACATTGTCTTCACCAGTTCTTATATTGTCACCGCTGGCATAATTCTTTAAATTTCTAACAGCGCGCAATAATCCGGATACACGGATCAACTCGCCGGGATTTAGAATTGAGCCTATCTCTGCCCTTCTAATGCTGTCTCGTATATCATTCACTCCACCTAATGGAGGGCTTCCTCTCCTTGAGATAAAGTTCACTCCATCACTGGTTTCCTTCAGATTTATTTTAATCTTTTCAAAATCAACTTCCGGCAGAAGCTGTTGTGCCAATTCAGCTCCAAGACTTGACGCGGTAAGTGTTACAAGCCTATCTATTATCTTGTTAAACTCTAAAATTCGTATTGTCTTTTCATTCATGTATATAATTACCTCTCTTAAGCATTAATTAGGAATTATGAAAATGTAACATCGGCTCAAAAAATGATAGTATCAACAACCATTTTTTATGTTTTATATATTATAGCAAAAAATTATTATAAGTAAAATATTTATATTCCTATACTATCCTATACTACCTTTATACACTGTTT includes the following:
- the sigK gene encoding RNA polymerase sporulation sigma factor SigK; amino-acid sequence: MFTIACTLLLEAIRNIFFLFGYVSNVNSFPQPLSPDEEQHYIKLLKEGDEEARNILIERNLRLVAHIVKKYNATIGDCDDLISIGTIGLIKAIATFNHEKGTRLATYAARCIENEILMQIRSSKKIQSEVSLQDPIGVDREGNEIALIDVIGNEAESVVEEVELKMQVKRLYNKMKVVLKSREKVVLELRYGLLNGTSKTQREIAKMLGISRSYVSRIEKKAIKKLGKELKAEGCQ
- the ytvI gene encoding sporulation integral membrane protein YtvI produces the protein MNKGLKLFLRLLLIIGGTVLGIFVFFNSILYIAPFLIAFALSSLVEPLIKFLIKKVRLNRKIATVFSLLLVLVIVGGLLALLISRIYQEALSLYDMMPQYSIEIYNNIRNYINKASDIYFKLPQEVTKNAEGMIADLTSTLSGIGSRFAKGVFNTAISIPQAIIFVIVTILSTYFMAADREKIYNYIKFNVPESWVDNVVSIKNDMFAALFGYIRAQLILMSITFVELSIGFGIIGVRQNLLLGLLVSIIDALPILGTGGVLIPWSIYNFITGDIRMGISLIILYGVVLVVRQMIEPKVLGQQIGLHPLVTLLSMYVGLRVFSFIGMIIGPITILLLKNILQGIFKKKSFKEYVKECKSS
- a CDS encoding response regulator transcription factor, translating into MNGMKILIADDEARMRKLLSDFLKKEGFQVLEAKNGKEALDIFNSDQSIDLIILDIMMPELDGWSVCRQIRKSSRVPVIMLTARSDESDELFGFDLGADEYITKPFSPMILVARVQALLRRSGNAEYSTKLFDGLEINEIGRDVYIDGVKLDLSPKEFELLVFLADNKGIALSRDQILNSVWDYDYFGDARTVDTHIKKLRLKLGDKGDFIQTVRGLGYKFEVKK
- a CDS encoding endonuclease MutS2, with amino-acid sequence MNEKTIRILEFNKIIDRLVTLTASSLGAELAQQLLPEVDFEKIKINLKETSDGVNFISRRGSPPLGGVNDIRDSIRRAEIGSILNPGELIRVSGLLRAVRNLKNYASGDNIRTGEDNVVGELINCLEASKRVEDKINMCIVSEEEISDNASPALGNIRRQIRHAQNSIKDKLNDLVRSSKYQKYMQESIVTLRGDRYVVPVKQEYRSEIPGLVHDSSASGATLFVEPMAVVEANNTIRELKIKEQTEIERILQELSCDVSEISMGLKTNVELLAKLDFIFAKAKLSLDYNCVCPKLNREGRTVIKKGRHPLLDPKIVVPIDFWIGDEFDTLVVTGPNTGGKTVTLKTVGLFTLMTQAGLQIPANEGTEISVFGKVFADIGDEQSIEQSLSTFSSHMKNIVNILENVDSSSLVLFDELGAGTDPTEGAALAMAILEHLKERGCTIVATTHYSQLKVYAVTTPHVENACCEFDVETLKPTYKLLIGVPGRSNAFAISNRLGLIDSIVERAKGYLTSEEIKFEDMLMSIEKNLNQSESEKRQAQVLKLEAEKIRNEIEEQKKRFEDRKENIVKEAREEARRVLLDAKHEAENILSEMRRIQREKESSQSQKEAEDMRLKIKNKIDNIEEALSKPIIPRNTLVKPPKNLKPGDSVLIINLNQKGTVVALPDKNGEAIVQAGIMKINLHITNLKVIDEQKAQIKRTGAGEIGVSKARNISTEIDLRGLNLEDALENVDKYLDDAVISGLAEVSIIHGKGTGILRSGIHQYLKSNKRVKSYRLGKYGEGETGVTIVELK
- a CDS encoding sensor histidine kinase, with product MKYSIRFKLAKGLISLVLFFVAMSWILNNVFLEDYYLYNKKNTLIDNLKKIDELYEHNNDTMYLELEKIERMKGLHIVIVDHDFNIVYDSMQKKAGSSPRTRFRQPERNIQNAPEFFIKAKEEQLKKEGIIIENGKDIRMGSNFLSVFSTLYNGDYIYLNTAVAAIEENVDVANKFFVFTGAITLLTGGIFIFLFSRKFTKPILQLNSIAQRMSTLDFSERYTVTTRDEIAQLGQSINSLSEQLEESITELRDANEQLKEDIEKERKIDEMRKEFISSVSHELKTPIALIQGYAEGLKVNVNDDEENKNFYCDVIVDEACKMNKLVKQLLELSQIQSGELILDRSDFKILNLIEQVVKKNDLIFKEKGISLSIEKSVDVMVNADYDRIEQIFSNYLNNAINHADNHRIIRVSVNTAGSKCVVLVYNSGQNINEEHLEKIWTSFYKIDKSRTREYGGTGLGLSIVKAIQQAHSNDYGVKNVEGGVEFWFNLDLVEECS